In a genomic window of uncultured Flavobacterium sp.:
- a CDS encoding lactate utilization protein B/C yields the protein MNFFKKIFGSSDAASDEENESEYAGNSIQDSHLSIDERFIFNFKKNGGKFLYCENKQEVAEQFENILEENDWFENEVLCYEPGLFHLLDENKLLYIAPTRPKFLLASCENLIADEGSILFSSKQIRQNKPNELPANIVIIATTSQILSIKSDGLSAIKRKYERDYPTNITTIKYFEKAKEEDFTQYGSVAKNLYLLLLEDL from the coding sequence ATGAATTTTTTCAAAAAAATATTTGGTTCAAGTGATGCCGCTTCCGACGAAGAGAATGAAAGCGAATATGCAGGCAATTCCATTCAGGATAGCCATTTGTCTATAGACGAAAGGTTCATTTTCAATTTTAAGAAAAACGGAGGAAAGTTTTTGTATTGTGAAAACAAACAAGAAGTAGCAGAACAATTTGAAAATATTTTAGAAGAAAACGATTGGTTCGAAAATGAAGTTCTTTGTTATGAACCAGGTCTTTTTCATTTATTAGATGAAAACAAGTTACTTTATATTGCACCAACAAGACCAAAATTCCTTTTGGCAAGCTGCGAAAATCTAATTGCTGATGAAGGTTCTATTTTGTTCTCTTCAAAACAAATCAGACAAAACAAACCAAACGAATTACCTGCAAATATTGTAATTATTGCTACAACAAGTCAGATCCTTTCTATAAAAAGTGATGGTTTAAGTGCCATTAAACGTAAATACGAAAGAGATTATCCTACTAACATTACCACAATAAAATATTTCGAAAAAGCGAAAGAAGAGGATTTTACACAATACGGAAGTGTTGCCAAGAATCTTTATTTATTGCTCTTAGAAGATCTTTAA
- a CDS encoding superoxide dismutase, translating into MEKNITRFGILASFLLLFSCNDNNKLTEVVEVPLPTKEEKITIGSPNDVKADPGSFELTKLPFSYDGLAPAIRTLTMETHYSKHYLTYTNNLNKEILNTEFENLPIEDILKKMDLNNAKLRQNAGGYYNHTLYFNILTPKETTPKDTLVGSINKEFGSFSNLTNQFKGQATKQFGSGWVWLVVDRYGKLQVTTTDNQDNPLMKNALIPGTPILGIDLWEHAYYLDYQNRKGSYIDAFYQHINWEKVNENYIEALKKVKKV; encoded by the coding sequence ATGGAGAAAAACATTACTCGTTTTGGGATTCTAGCTTCATTTTTATTATTATTTTCTTGTAATGATAATAATAAGCTAACTGAAGTTGTAGAAGTTCCTTTGCCTACAAAAGAAGAAAAAATAACGATTGGATCTCCAAATGATGTAAAAGCAGATCCGGGATCTTTTGAATTAACAAAACTTCCTTTTTCTTATGATGGATTGGCGCCGGCAATAAGAACGCTCACTATGGAAACGCATTATTCAAAGCATTATTTAACGTATACGAATAATCTAAATAAGGAGATTTTAAATACTGAATTTGAAAACTTGCCAATTGAAGATATCTTAAAAAAAATGGATCTCAACAATGCAAAACTTCGTCAAAATGCTGGTGGATATTACAATCACACTTTGTATTTTAATATTCTGACTCCAAAAGAGACAACTCCAAAAGATACTTTGGTTGGTTCTATAAATAAAGAATTTGGTTCATTTAGCAACCTTACAAATCAGTTTAAAGGTCAGGCAACAAAGCAATTTGGTTCTGGCTGGGTTTGGTTAGTAGTTGACAGATACGGAAAACTACAAGTAACGACGACTGATAATCAAGATAATCCGTTAATGAAAAATGCTTTGATTCCCGGAACTCCTATTTTAGGAATTGATTTATGGGAACATGCTTATTACTTGGATTACCAAAACAGAAAAGGAAGTTATATTGATGCTTTTTATCAACATATAAATTGGGAAAAAGTAAACGAAAACTACATAGAGGCTTTAAAGAAAGTCAAAAAAGTATAA
- a CDS encoding phosphatidylserine decarboxylase family protein: MFHKEGGPSILLGTVFAVAVILLAEKFIDISWLRILVQLAGLLVLIIILQFFRNPKRIAIRNSDHILAPVDGKVVVIEEVYEGEFFKDKRLQVSIFMSPINVHVTRYAMDGIIKFSKYHPGKFLVAWHPKASEENERTTVVIENETFGQILYRQIAGALARRIVNYAQEGMQVVQGTDAGFIKFGSRVDLFLPLGTPINVVLNQKAIGGKTIIATKA; encoded by the coding sequence ATGTTTCATAAAGAAGGAGGACCATCCATTTTATTAGGTACTGTATTTGCTGTTGCCGTAATTTTGCTTGCTGAAAAATTTATTGATATCAGTTGGTTAAGAATACTAGTGCAACTAGCAGGTTTATTGGTTTTGATTATTATTTTACAATTCTTTAGAAATCCTAAAAGAATTGCAATCAGAAACAGCGATCATATTCTTGCTCCTGTTGACGGAAAAGTTGTGGTTATCGAAGAAGTTTATGAAGGTGAATTCTTCAAAGACAAACGTTTACAAGTTTCTATTTTCATGTCGCCAATTAACGTACACGTTACACGTTATGCTATGGACGGTATTATAAAATTTAGTAAATACCACCCTGGTAAGTTTTTAGTTGCATGGCATCCAAAAGCAAGCGAGGAAAACGAAAGAACAACTGTTGTAATTGAAAACGAAACTTTCGGACAGATTCTATACAGACAAATTGCAGGTGCTTTGGCACGTAGAATTGTAAATTATGCACAAGAAGGAATGCAGGTTGTTCAGGGAACTGATGCCGGTTTCATTAAATTTGGTTCAAGAGTAGATTTATTTTTACCTTTAGGTACTCCAATTAATGTAGTATTAAACCAAAAAGCAATTGGAGGAAAAACCATTATTGCTACAAAAGCTTAA
- a CDS encoding phosphatidate cytidylyltransferase: MNETLKRTISGAVYIALLLTSILFSTESFIILFGIFLIIATYEFCNLVNINKVISILFVTLFYSTVSLISFYRTETENYINKFLKDNIQITVDTDKLFSVLLIITLIVSIKCIFFLFDDTQSISKASKYIYLIGYIMLPFLFITKISFGIKDYNPKIIIGLFVLIWTNDTFAYLVGKSMGKHKLFERISPKKTIEGFLGGVVFAAFAGFLISKLYIQPKPEFSNKSILIWMIIALIVSIFGTIGDLIESKFKRVAGVKDSGSIMPGHGGVLDRLDSVIFVAPIIFLFYQILYYVS, translated from the coding sequence ATGAATGAAACACTCAAGAGAACCATTTCTGGTGCTGTTTATATCGCTTTATTACTAACTTCTATTCTGTTTTCAACAGAGAGTTTTATCATTCTTTTTGGTATTTTTCTAATTATTGCAACTTATGAATTTTGCAATTTAGTTAATATCAATAAAGTTATTTCTATTCTATTTGTTACGCTGTTTTACTCTACGGTTTCTTTAATTAGTTTTTATAGAACCGAAACGGAGAATTACATCAACAAATTTCTAAAAGATAATATCCAAATTACAGTTGATACAGATAAATTATTTTCTGTTTTACTTATAATCACTCTGATTGTCTCTATAAAATGTATTTTCTTTTTATTTGATGATACTCAAAGTATTAGTAAAGCTTCAAAATACATTTATTTGATTGGGTATATTATGCTGCCTTTTCTTTTTATCACAAAAATTTCTTTCGGAATTAAAGATTATAATCCAAAAATTATTATTGGTTTATTTGTCTTAATCTGGACCAACGATACTTTTGCCTATCTGGTTGGGAAATCTATGGGTAAACACAAATTATTTGAACGTATTTCTCCTAAAAAAACAATAGAAGGTTTTCTTGGCGGAGTTGTTTTTGCTGCTTTTGCCGGTTTTTTAATATCAAAATTATACATACAGCCTAAACCTGAATTTAGCAATAAATCTATCTTAATCTGGATGATAATTGCTTTAATTGTTAGCATTTTTGGAACTATTGGAGATTTGATCGAATCAAAATTCAAAAGAGTTGCAGGTGTAAAAGACAGTGGCTCGATAATGCCTGGCCACGGAGGTGTATTAGATCGACTAGATAGTGTTATATTTGTAGCACCAATTATATTTTTATTTTATCAAATTTTATATTATGTTTCATAA
- a CDS encoding acyl-CoA-binding protein: MTEKDLDTRFSEAVETALKMTQASLPQDVQLRLYAYYKQATFGSAVYNQSENFDLRDAFKTNAWMQISRISIDEAKECYIEIINSLISK, encoded by the coding sequence ATGACCGAAAAAGATTTAGATACTCGTTTTTCAGAGGCTGTAGAAACTGCTTTAAAAATGACTCAGGCCTCGCTGCCACAAGATGTGCAGCTAAGGCTTTATGCTTATTACAAACAGGCAACTTTTGGATCAGCTGTTTACAATCAATCTGAGAATTTTGATTTACGTGATGCTTTCAAAACAAATGCTTGGATGCAAATAAGTCGTATATCAATCGATGAGGCTAAAGAATGCTACATAGAAATTATTAATTCATTAATATCAAAATAA